A single genomic interval of Aedes aegypti strain LVP_AGWG chromosome 1, AaegL5.0 Primary Assembly, whole genome shotgun sequence harbors:
- the LOC5567407 gene encoding uncharacterized protein LOC5567407 isoform X1, whose protein sequence is MPLGSQEALNISDTDQLSGLVATLDTNTGLPIIGLFDCSTPQKVISHLRKYPVGRNVQLAMAQPIATGASPFCCLYYCTDNRFDTESVKIKWHHVEQQLQKEGIELVAKATDGDSRFIRAMVDEMGFATEQLGSFGSWFIGSESAICIQDPTHLANKMRTRLMNPKKQLILGNYSVSRIHLHELISSVSKDQHGLTLNDLMEKDKMKFKPVEKMTQRRVISCLDKIPDSTGTAVYLNAISHVMSSYMNAEPSPLQKVYNIWHVLFLIRAWRNWCVAKFNNLQNCVTTNVYWGVEINAHALINYIVYCRDTGATFNTTLLQSQACEGTFRDARAFSSTESTVVNFTMQGFESRLNKIQFKRNVMHRNQHSLNLPSLSKKADSNGIEMPANEEIIEAVEQSRAAVHETLVDLGIDASQISFESSVTTKHLKEKPSQTSDDFEFITVSAEFEALEKENFDPDVHDADELFHNIGEEIMLKDSQNYKNVFKIKNRQNKIVHVKKRTFLWMLTSGLQKCSTDRNYRFIDKQDKSDNPKYVNEIYENIVVGEYVLLKEDSVLTVFKVYGFKYLKGKNCAYSASIAPVRPPNNVEPRGIGLQGCTFDIIECDGEYVLDLASNNVIKDIKYYMSHLQKPAVLSALLYYCEDCVTYIKKFK, encoded by the exons ATGCCACTCGGATCACAGGAGGCGTTGAATATATCCGATACAGATCAGCTGAGTGGTCTTGTTGCAACACTAGACACTAATACTGGGTTACCAATCATAGGACTTTTTGACTGTTCAACTCCACAAAAAGTTATTAGCCATCTTCGAAAGTATCCTGTAGGCAGAAACGTACAGTTGGCCATGGCTCAACCTATAGCAACTGGAGCATCACCGTTTTGCTGCCTATACTACTGTACTGATAACCGATTTGATACAGAGTCAGTTAAAATTAAATGGCATCACGTTGAACAACAGCTTCAAAAAGAAGGAATTGAATTGGTTGCAAAAGCAACGGACGGTGATAGCAGGTTCATTAGAGCTATGGTGGATGAGATGGGATTCGCCACAGAACAGCTTGGTAGTTTTGGAAGTTGGTTCATTGGCAGCGAGTCGGCCATATGCATTCAAGATCCAACACATTTGGCGAACAAAATGCGAACCCGTCTCATGAATCCGAAAAAACAATTGATATTGG GCAACTACAGTGTATCCCGGATACATTTGCATGAACTTATATCATCTGTATCAAAAGACCAACATGGACTGACTCTGAATGATTTAATGGAAAAGGACAAGATGAAATTTAAACCAGTAGAAAAAATGACCCAGCGAAGAGTGATTTCCTGCTTAGATAAGATCCCTGACAGTACCGGTACTGCAGTGTACTTAAACGCGATTAGTCACGTCATGTCATCGTACATGAATGCTGAACCATCGCCGTTACAGAAAGTGTACAATATTTG GCACGTTCTGTTTTTGATACGAGCATGGCGTAATTGGTGCGTAgctaaattcaacaatttgcaaAATTGTGTTACCACCAATGTGTATTGGGGTGTTGAAATCAATGCGCATGCTCTAATCAATTACATTGTCTATTGTCGTGACACTGGTGCAACGTTCAATACTACATTGCTTCAAAGCCAAGCTTGTGAAGGGACATTTCGAGATGCTCGCGCCTTTTCGTCAACGGAATCAACTGTTGTAAATTTCACTATGCAAGGCTTTGAATCTCGATTAAATAAAATCCAGTTTAAAAGAAACGTTATGCACAGAAACCAGCACTCATTAAACTTACCTTCTTTAAGCAAAAAAGCAGACTCAAATGGTATTGAAATGCCGGCAAACGAAGAAATTATTGAAGCTGTTGAACAATCTCGTGCGGCTGTCCATGAGACTTTGGTTGATCTAGGAATTGATGCAAGCCAAATTTCATTCGAAAGTAGTGTCACTACcaaacaccttaaggaaaaaccAAGTCAAACATCTGACGATTTTGAGTTCATAACAGTGTCTGCGGAGTTTGAAGCACTCGAAAAGGAAAATTTCGACCCTGATGTACACGATGCGGATGAGTTGTTCCATAATATTGGAGAAGAAATAATGTTAAAGGACTCTCAAAActataaaaacgtttttaagATCAAAAACCGCCAAAACAAGATTGTACATGTTAAGAAACGAACATTCTTGTGGATGTTGACGTCCGGGCTGCAAAAATGCTCCACGGATCGAAATTATCGCTTTATCGACAAACAAGATAAAAGCGACAATCCGAAATATGTGAACGAAATTTACGAAAATATTGTTGTTGGAGAGTATGTACTTCTTAAAGAGGATAGTGTGCTGACTGTTTTCAAAGTCTATGGCTTCAAATACTTAAAAGGAAAGAACTGTGCATATTCGGCATCAATAGCTCCTGTACGACCTCCTAATAATGTGGAACCAA